The following are encoded together in the Pontibacter liquoris genome:
- a CDS encoding STAS/SEC14 domain-containing protein, which produces MVTIYFQSPAFTLRYDSEHALGLVTTVGFLSSEEFREATIVAAQMMDEYKPLRWLADNRKMRAIRQADQEWFAAYILPKLQTGSIRRNATVVSEDIFNKMAVEQFLKRADNLGDLVLKEFDDLDEALDWVKQPIPFQAQG; this is translated from the coding sequence ATGGTAACAATTTACTTCCAGAGCCCGGCATTCACACTTCGTTATGATTCGGAACATGCGTTAGGGTTAGTTACAACAGTCGGTTTTCTGAGTAGTGAGGAGTTTCGGGAAGCGACCATTGTAGCTGCGCAGATGATGGATGAGTATAAGCCCCTGCGTTGGCTGGCCGATAACCGCAAGATGCGGGCCATTCGCCAGGCCGATCAGGAATGGTTCGCGGCCTATATCTTGCCCAAATTGCAGACCGGCTCCATTCGCCGCAATGCTACCGTTGTGTCAGAAGATATCTTTAACAAGATGGCGGTGGAGCAGTTTTTAAAGCGAGCCGATAACCTGGGCGATCTGGTGTTAAAAGAGTTTGATGACCTGGACGAAGCCCTGGACTGGGTAAAACAACCGATCCCTTTTCAGGCGCAAGGGTAA
- a CDS encoding ribonucleoside-diphosphate reductase subunit alpha — protein MLVVKRDGRRESVKFDKITARIEKLCYGLHMDYVSPIEVAKKVIDGIYDGVTTVELDNLAAETAASLTTKHPDYAVLAARIAISNLHKVTSKSFSNTMKRLYTYEDPKTGENASLLAKDVYEIIRKHAAQLDSTIIYDRDYNYDYFGYKTLERSYLLRLNGKVVERPQHMLMRVAVGIHKEDIESAIETYNLMSEKWFTHATPTLFNAGTPKPQLSSCFLLAMKDDSIPGIYDTLKQCAQISQSAGGIGLSIHNVRATGSYIKGTNGTSNGIIPMLKVFNDTARYVDQGGGKRKGAFAIYLEPWHADIFEFLDLKKNHGKEENRARDLFYALWTPDLFMKRVEENGTWSLFCPNEAPGLGECWGKDFERLYEKYEREGRARKTVKAQDLWFAVLESQIETGTPYMLYKDHANSKSNQQNLGTIKSSNLCTEIMEYTDENEIAVCNLASLALPRYVKEENGHKVFDHQKLFDVTYHVTKNLNKVIDINYYPVPEARNSNMRHRPIGLGVQGLADTFIHLRMPFESDEARGLNKDIFETIYFAAMTASKDLAKKNGAYETFKGSPLSEGKFQFDLWGVTPESGRWDWDALRKEVVKYGVRNSLLVAPMPTASTAQILGNNESFEPYTSNIYLRRVLSGEFMVVNKHLLKDLIALGIWNDQMKQDIIAANGSVQKIPNIPQNIKDLYKTVWEISQRVVIDMSAERGAYICQSQSLNLHVQNVNFGKLTSMHFHAWKQGLKTGMYYLRTKAAVDAIKFTVEKQAAETLSPVYQDQEQNRSDMSCSLDNPDACEACGS, from the coding sequence ATGTTAGTAGTGAAACGAGACGGCCGACGCGAATCCGTCAAATTTGATAAGATCACAGCACGCATCGAAAAGCTGTGCTATGGCCTGCACATGGATTATGTGTCGCCGATAGAGGTAGCCAAAAAAGTGATTGATGGCATTTACGATGGCGTGACCACCGTGGAGCTGGACAACCTGGCTGCCGAAACAGCTGCCTCGCTCACCACCAAGCACCCGGATTATGCCGTACTGGCTGCCCGTATTGCCATTTCTAACCTGCACAAGGTTACCAGCAAGTCGTTCTCCAACACCATGAAGCGTCTTTATACTTATGAAGACCCGAAAACCGGTGAGAATGCCTCGTTGCTGGCCAAGGATGTGTACGAGATCATCCGCAAGCATGCCGCCCAGCTCGACTCCACGATTATTTACGACCGCGACTATAACTATGATTACTTCGGCTATAAAACACTGGAGCGCTCATACCTGCTGCGCCTGAACGGCAAGGTAGTGGAGCGCCCGCAACACATGCTGATGCGGGTGGCTGTAGGCATCCACAAAGAGGATATTGAGTCGGCCATCGAAACCTATAACCTGATGTCGGAGAAGTGGTTTACCCATGCCACGCCAACACTTTTTAACGCCGGTACGCCGAAGCCACAACTGTCTTCGTGCTTCCTGCTGGCCATGAAGGACGATAGCATTCCGGGCATTTACGACACGCTGAAGCAATGTGCGCAGATCTCGCAGAGCGCCGGTGGTATTGGCCTTTCTATCCACAACGTGCGCGCCACAGGTTCTTACATCAAAGGCACCAACGGTACCTCCAACGGTATCATCCCAATGCTGAAGGTGTTTAACGATACAGCCCGCTATGTGGACCAAGGTGGTGGCAAGCGCAAAGGTGCCTTCGCTATTTACCTGGAGCCGTGGCATGCCGACATCTTCGAGTTCCTGGACCTGAAAAAGAACCACGGCAAAGAAGAGAACCGCGCCCGCGACCTGTTCTACGCCCTCTGGACACCGGATTTGTTTATGAAGCGCGTAGAGGAGAACGGCACCTGGAGCCTTTTCTGCCCGAACGAAGCGCCGGGCCTGGGCGAATGCTGGGGCAAGGACTTTGAGCGCCTTTATGAGAAGTATGAGCGCGAAGGCCGCGCCCGCAAAACTGTGAAAGCGCAGGACCTGTGGTTTGCCGTACTTGAGTCGCAAATTGAGACCGGTACGCCTTACATGCTCTACAAAGACCACGCGAACAGCAAGAGCAACCAGCAGAACCTGGGTACCATCAAAAGCTCCAACCTGTGCACCGAGATCATGGAGTACACCGACGAGAACGAGATAGCGGTTTGTAACCTGGCGTCGCTGGCTTTGCCGCGCTACGTAAAGGAGGAGAATGGCCATAAGGTGTTCGACCACCAGAAGCTGTTTGATGTAACCTACCACGTAACCAAAAACCTGAACAAGGTTATCGATATCAACTATTATCCAGTGCCGGAAGCACGCAACTCCAACATGCGTCACCGCCCGATCGGGTTGGGCGTGCAGGGACTGGCTGATACGTTCATTCACCTGCGCATGCCGTTTGAAAGCGACGAAGCCCGTGGCCTGAACAAGGACATTTTCGAAACCATCTACTTTGCGGCCATGACGGCTTCCAAAGACCTGGCCAAGAAGAACGGTGCTTACGAAACATTCAAAGGCTCGCCCCTGTCGGAAGGCAAGTTCCAGTTCGACCTGTGGGGGGTAACCCCGGAAAGCGGCCGCTGGGATTGGGATGCACTGCGCAAAGAAGTAGTGAAGTATGGCGTGCGCAACTCGCTGCTGGTGGCGCCGATGCCAACAGCCTCTACGGCGCAGATCCTGGGCAACAACGAGTCGTTTGAGCCTTATACTTCTAACATTTACCTGCGCCGCGTGCTGAGCGGTGAGTTTATGGTGGTGAACAAGCACCTGCTGAAGGACCTGATCGCACTGGGCATCTGGAACGACCAGATGAAGCAGGACATCATTGCCGCCAACGGCTCGGTGCAGAAGATCCCGAACATTCCGCAGAACATCAAAGACCTGTACAAAACGGTTTGGGAGATCAGCCAGCGCGTGGTGATCGATATGAGTGCCGAGCGCGGTGCCTACATCTGCCAGAGCCAGTCGCTGAACCTGCACGTGCAAAACGTAAACTTCGGCAAGCTGACCTCCATGCACTTCCACGCCTGGAAGCAGGGCCTGAAAACCGGCATGTACTACCTGCGCACCAAAGCCGCAGTAGATGCCATCAAGTTTACGGTAGAGAAACAGGCCGCCGAAACGCTCTCGCCTGTGTACCAGGACCAGGAGCAGAACCGCAGCGACATGAGCTGCAGCTTAGATAACCCGGACGCCTGCGAAGCTTGCGGATCGTAG
- a CDS encoding ribonucleoside-diphosphate reductase small subunit — protein sequence MEPILQENPNRFVLFPIQHDEVWQMYKKAEASFWTAEEIDLSQDLKDWENLNDGERHFISHVLAFFAASDGIVNENLAVNFMQEVQLPEARCFYGFQIMMENIHAETYSLLIDTYIKKQSEKDYLFNALETVPAVKKKGDWALKWINSENFVERLVAFAAVEGIFFSGSFCSIFWMKKRGLMPGLTFSNELISRDEGLHCDFACLLYSMLQNKLSEERIHEIIKDAVTIEQEFVTDALPVDLIGMNAKLMSQYIEFVADRLLIALGYSKIYNAANPFDFMEMISLQGKTNFFEKRVGEYQKAGVLGGSDKNVFSMDEDF from the coding sequence ATGGAACCCATATTACAAGAGAACCCCAACCGCTTTGTCCTGTTCCCCATCCAACACGACGAGGTGTGGCAGATGTATAAGAAGGCTGAAGCCAGTTTCTGGACTGCCGAAGAGATCGACCTCTCGCAGGACCTGAAAGACTGGGAAAACCTGAATGATGGCGAACGCCATTTTATCAGCCACGTGCTGGCGTTTTTTGCCGCCTCCGACGGTATTGTGAACGAGAACCTGGCCGTGAACTTTATGCAGGAAGTGCAGCTGCCCGAGGCCCGCTGCTTCTATGGCTTCCAGATCATGATGGAGAACATCCACGCCGAAACGTATTCGTTGCTGATCGACACCTATATTAAAAAGCAATCAGAAAAAGACTACCTTTTTAATGCGCTTGAAACCGTGCCTGCCGTGAAGAAAAAAGGCGACTGGGCACTGAAGTGGATCAACAGCGAAAACTTTGTTGAAAGATTGGTTGCTTTTGCTGCGGTGGAGGGTATTTTCTTCTCGGGTTCGTTCTGCTCAATCTTCTGGATGAAGAAGCGTGGTTTAATGCCGGGCTTAACCTTCTCTAACGAGCTAATCTCGCGAGACGAAGGCCTGCACTGTGATTTTGCCTGCCTGCTCTACTCCATGCTGCAGAACAAACTTTCGGAAGAGCGTATTCATGAGATCATAAAAGATGCCGTAACCATAGAGCAGGAATTTGTAACGGATGCCTTGCCGGTGGACCTGATCGGGATGAATGCCAAGTTGATGAGCCAGTATATTGAGTTCGTAGCCGACCGCCTGTTGATCGCACTGGGCTACAGCAAAATTTACAACGCCGCCAACCCATTCGACTTTATGGAAATGATCTCGCTGCAGGGCAAGACCAATTTCTTCGAAAAGCGCGTGGGCGAATACCAGAAAGCCGGCGTGCTGGGTGGCTCCGACAAAAATGTTTTCTCGATGGACGAAGACTTTTAA
- the rplU gene encoding 50S ribosomal protein L21 has translation MYAIVEIAGRQTKVENGMFIYANKLSGNEGDAVEFANVLLTDDNGTITLGAPFVSGVKVVGKILGDVKGDKVIVFKKKRRKGYRKKNGHRQQFTKVLIESIG, from the coding sequence ATGTACGCAATTGTAGAAATCGCAGGTCGACAGACCAAAGTAGAGAACGGCATGTTCATCTACGCTAACAAGCTTTCCGGCAATGAGGGTGACGCCGTTGAGTTCGCCAATGTTCTTCTTACTGATGATAACGGTACCATCACATTAGGTGCTCCTTTCGTTAGCGGTGTTAAAGTGGTTGGTAAAATCCTTGGCGACGTGAAAGGCGATAAAGTGATCGTTTTCAAAAAGAAGAGAAGAAAAGGATACCGTAAGAAGAATGGCCACCGCCAGCAATTCACCAAGGTCCTGATCGAGAGCATTGGATAA
- the rpmA gene encoding 50S ribosomal protein L27, with amino-acid sequence MAHKKGAGSSNNGRESHSKRLGVKIYGGQDIIAGNIIVRQRGTAHHPSTNVGIGKDHTLFALVDGVVEFRKGKKNRSYVSVKPRVEAEA; translated from the coding sequence ATGGCACACAAAAAAGGAGCTGGTAGTTCTAATAACGGCCGCGAGTCGCATTCTAAACGACTTGGTGTTAAGATTTACGGTGGCCAGGACATTATCGCCGGCAACATCATCGTAAGACAAAGAGGCACTGCCCACCACCCAAGCACAAACGTAGGGATTGGCAAAGACCACACCCTGTTTGCATTGGTTGATGGCGTAGTAGAATTCAGAAAAGGTAAGAAGAACCGTTCTTACGTATCTGTAAAGCCACGCGTTGAGGCAGAAGCCTAA
- the metH gene encoding methionine synthase, giving the protein MKNHPIHTLLRERVLVLDGAMGTMIQRHQLTEADFRGERFKEHPSDLKGNNDLLSITRPDIIKGIHTEYLQAGADIIETNTFSGTSIAMADYHLEHLVYELNYESARIARQAADEVEKQVPGKPRFVAGAIGPTNRTASLSPDVNNPGYRAVTFDQLVTAYYEQVRGLVDGGSDLLLVETVFDTLNCKAALLAIAQYVQDGGKELPVMISGTITDASGRTLSGQTVEAFWNSVSHAPILSIGFNCALGARQLKTHIQELSRITGTYISAYPNAGLPNAFGGYDESAEEMGRIVEEYLQEGLVNILGGCCGTTPVHTKVIADLVQKYKPHTPPAIPPYSRFSGLEPLTITPESLFVNVGERTNVTGSKKFARLIVNGQFEEALSVARQQVEGGAQIIDVNMDEGMLDSEQAMPNFLNLIASEPDIAKLPIMIDSSKWSVIEAGLKCVQGKSIVNSISLKEGEENFKHIARKVRQYGAAAVVMAFDEQGQADTLERRIEICGRAYKILTEEIGFPPQDIIFDPNILAIATGIEEHNNYAVEYLEAVKWIKANLPHALVSGGVSNLSFSFRGNDVVREAMHTVFLYYAVQAGMDMGIVNAGMLGVYSEIPTELRDLIEDVIFNRHPDATEKLVTYAETIKGKGKEAVQADNSWREAPVTERLKHALVKGIVDYIDEDTEEARQQAVKTLDVIEGPLMAGMTVVGDLFGAGKMFLPQVVKSARVMKKSVAYLLPFMEKEKLASDTSKSTAGTILMATVKGDVHDIGKNIVGVVLACNNYEVIDLGVMVALDKILSEAQAQKVDIIGLSGLITPSLDEMVYVAQEMERRGMTIPLLIGGATTSRVHTAVKIAPQYSGPVVHVHDASRSVTVVSSLLSENRDAYIAEIKAEYQKLREDHLSRTKDRAFASIAEARANKYNVDWAAAQPVKPSFTGTRVFEHFPLAEIVPYIDWTPFFHAWELKRQYPKILTDPELGTEATKLFQDAQEMLQEIVDKQLLEARAVVGFYPANVVADDTIEVYTDETREQVLTEFHTLRQQGKKGDKVPNISFADFLAPKETRVADYIGGFVVSAGFGIEKLLDKYAAEHDDYRSIMLKALADRLAEAFTELMHAKVRRELWGYAPDEALGNEDLIKEKYQGIRPAPGYPGCPDHTEKITLFDLLDAQNKTGIILTENLAMYPASSVSGLYFSHPESKYFGLGKIGEDQVADLASRKGMPQEELERWLSPNLNYDPQPVAQQQAV; this is encoded by the coding sequence ATGAAAAACCATCCCATCCATACATTGCTTCGCGAGCGCGTGTTAGTGCTTGACGGCGCAATGGGCACCATGATTCAGCGGCACCAGCTTACGGAAGCTGATTTCAGGGGCGAGCGCTTCAAAGAGCATCCCTCCGACCTGAAAGGCAACAACGACCTGCTCTCCATCACACGGCCTGATATCATCAAAGGTATTCACACCGAGTACCTGCAGGCGGGCGCCGATATCATCGAAACCAATACGTTTAGCGGCACCAGCATTGCCATGGCCGATTATCACCTGGAACACCTGGTGTATGAGCTCAACTATGAATCAGCCCGGATAGCACGGCAGGCAGCAGATGAGGTGGAGAAACAGGTGCCGGGCAAGCCCCGCTTTGTAGCCGGCGCCATCGGGCCTACTAACCGTACGGCTTCCCTGTCGCCAGACGTGAACAACCCGGGCTACCGCGCCGTTACCTTCGACCAGCTAGTAACAGCATACTATGAGCAGGTGCGCGGCCTGGTGGATGGTGGCTCGGACCTGCTGTTGGTCGAAACCGTTTTTGATACCCTTAACTGTAAAGCGGCCCTGCTTGCCATTGCGCAATATGTGCAGGACGGCGGCAAGGAGTTGCCGGTCATGATATCCGGCACCATTACGGATGCCAGTGGCCGCACTTTGTCGGGCCAGACAGTAGAAGCGTTCTGGAACTCGGTTTCGCATGCGCCTATCCTTAGCATTGGCTTTAACTGCGCCCTGGGCGCGCGGCAGCTCAAAACGCATATTCAGGAGCTCTCCCGTATCACGGGTACTTACATCAGTGCCTACCCGAATGCCGGCTTGCCAAACGCTTTTGGCGGCTACGATGAATCGGCAGAGGAGATGGGCCGCATTGTGGAGGAATATCTTCAGGAAGGCCTGGTAAATATCCTGGGTGGTTGTTGTGGCACTACGCCCGTTCACACCAAAGTAATTGCCGACTTAGTGCAGAAGTATAAACCGCATACCCCCCCAGCTATTCCGCCCTACTCGCGCTTCAGTGGGTTAGAGCCCCTCACCATCACGCCCGAAAGTCTTTTTGTAAATGTAGGCGAACGCACCAATGTAACCGGTTCCAAAAAATTCGCCCGCCTGATCGTAAACGGCCAGTTTGAGGAAGCCTTGTCGGTAGCGCGCCAGCAGGTGGAAGGCGGCGCCCAGATCATCGACGTGAACATGGACGAAGGCATGCTCGACTCAGAGCAGGCCATGCCGAACTTTCTTAACCTGATCGCCTCCGAGCCCGACATTGCCAAACTGCCCATCATGATCGACTCCTCGAAATGGAGTGTGATCGAGGCCGGGTTGAAATGCGTGCAGGGCAAATCGATCGTGAACTCCATCAGCTTAAAAGAGGGCGAAGAGAACTTTAAACACATTGCCCGCAAGGTGCGCCAGTACGGTGCTGCCGCTGTGGTAATGGCGTTTGATGAGCAGGGCCAGGCCGATACGCTTGAACGTAGAATAGAGATCTGCGGGCGCGCTTACAAGATACTCACCGAAGAGATCGGCTTCCCGCCACAGGACATCATTTTTGATCCGAACATTCTGGCCATTGCCACCGGCATCGAAGAACATAACAACTATGCCGTAGAGTACCTGGAGGCCGTGAAATGGATCAAAGCCAACCTGCCGCATGCGCTGGTAAGTGGGGGTGTAAGTAATTTGTCGTTCTCTTTCCGTGGCAACGATGTGGTGCGCGAGGCCATGCACACCGTGTTTTTATACTATGCCGTGCAGGCAGGTATGGACATGGGCATTGTGAACGCCGGCATGCTGGGCGTGTACAGCGAAATACCCACCGAGCTGCGCGATCTGATCGAAGACGTCATCTTTAACCGCCACCCCGATGCCACCGAAAAGCTGGTAACGTATGCCGAAACCATCAAAGGCAAAGGCAAGGAAGCGGTGCAGGCTGACAACAGCTGGCGCGAAGCACCGGTAACCGAACGCCTGAAACATGCGCTGGTAAAAGGCATTGTGGATTATATTGACGAAGATACCGAAGAAGCCCGCCAGCAGGCCGTTAAAACGCTCGATGTGATCGAAGGGCCGCTGATGGCCGGCATGACCGTAGTGGGTGACTTGTTTGGCGCCGGCAAGATGTTTTTACCGCAGGTAGTTAAAAGCGCCCGCGTAATGAAGAAGTCGGTGGCGTACCTGCTGCCGTTTATGGAAAAAGAGAAGCTCGCTTCCGATACGTCCAAATCCACCGCAGGCACCATCCTGATGGCCACCGTGAAAGGCGACGTGCACGATATCGGCAAGAACATTGTGGGTGTGGTGCTGGCCTGTAACAACTACGAAGTGATCGATCTGGGCGTGATGGTCGCGCTTGATAAGATCCTGTCGGAGGCACAGGCGCAAAAAGTAGATATTATTGGGTTGAGCGGGCTGATCACGCCGTCGCTGGATGAGATGGTGTATGTGGCGCAGGAAATGGAGCGCCGCGGCATGACCATTCCGCTGTTGATCGGCGGGGCGACTACCTCCAGGGTACATACGGCCGTGAAGATCGCACCGCAGTATAGCGGGCCGGTAGTGCACGTGCACGATGCCTCGCGGAGCGTAACCGTGGTGAGCAGCCTGCTGAGCGAGAACCGCGACGCTTACATTGCCGAGATAAAAGCAGAGTACCAGAAACTGCGCGAAGACCACCTGAGCCGCACCAAAGACCGCGCTTTTGCAAGTATAGCCGAAGCCCGCGCCAACAAGTATAACGTGGATTGGGCCGCTGCGCAGCCGGTGAAGCCCAGCTTTACCGGAACCCGGGTATTCGAGCATTTTCCTTTGGCAGAGATTGTGCCCTACATCGACTGGACACCTTTCTTCCATGCCTGGGAGCTCAAGCGCCAGTACCCGAAAATACTGACAGATCCGGAATTAGGCACAGAAGCCACGAAGTTGTTCCAGGACGCGCAGGAAATGCTGCAGGAGATCGTGGATAAGCAATTACTGGAAGCACGCGCGGTAGTAGGCTTTTACCCGGCCAACGTAGTAGCCGATGATACCATTGAAGTATACACCGACGAAACCCGCGAGCAGGTGCTCACCGAGTTCCATACCTTGCGGCAGCAGGGCAAAAAAGGAGATAAGGTACCTAACATTTCTTTCGCTGATTTTCTCGCTCCGAAAGAAACCCGCGTAGCCGATTATATCGGGGGCTTTGTGGTGTCGGCGGGCTTTGGCATTGAGAAGTTGCTGGACAAGTATGCCGCCGAGCACGATGATTACCGCTCCATTATGCTGAAAGCGCTGGCTGACCGCCTGGCAGAAGCTTTCACCGAGCTGATGCACGCCAAAGTACGCCGGGAGCTTTGGGGCTATGCGCCGGATGAGGCCTTAGGAAACGAAGACCTGATCAAAGAGAAGTACCAGGGCATTCGTCCGGCCCCCGGCTACCCGGGTTGCCCCGACCATACCGAGAAAATTACGCTCTTTGACCTGCTGGATGCCCAGAACAAGACCGGTATTATTTTGACGGAGAACCTGGCCATGTACCCGGCCTCGTCGGTAAGCGGTTTATACTTCTCGCATCCCGAATCGAAGTATTTTGGTTTAGGCAAGATCGGAGAAGACCAGGTAGCCGATCTGGCCAGCCGCAAAGGCATGCCGCAGGAAGAGCTCGAACGCTGGCTGTCGCCGAACCTGAACTACGATCCGCAGCCGGTAGCGCAGCAGCAGGCAGTATAA
- the metF gene encoding methylenetetrahydrofolate reductase [NAD(P)H], with product MKITDHFKNADKALFTLEVLPPLKGENLKSLFSHIDPLMEFKPPFIDVTYHREEYIYKQRENGLLEKRTTRKRPGTVGICAAIQNHYKVDTVPHLICGGFSKEETENALIDLHFLGIDNVLVLRGDCVKSEQRFIPDPSGHTYASELIEQVVGMNNGIYLDDEQVNHNGTNFCIGVAGYPEKHSESPNLKTDLRWLKKKVELGAEYIVTQMFFDNQKYFNFVKQCRQEGINVPIIPGLKPITSKSQLTLLPSLFHIEIPCDLADALDACPDNKAAAQVGVEWAIQQSKELVEFGVPCLHYYSMGKSESVRKVAEALF from the coding sequence ATGAAAATTACGGACCACTTCAAGAATGCGGATAAGGCACTTTTTACCCTGGAAGTGCTGCCTCCGCTGAAAGGGGAAAACCTCAAAAGCCTCTTCAGCCATATTGACCCGCTGATGGAGTTTAAGCCTCCCTTTATCGACGTAACTTATCACCGCGAGGAGTATATTTACAAGCAGCGCGAGAACGGCCTGCTCGAGAAACGCACCACGCGCAAGCGACCGGGCACCGTAGGTATTTGTGCGGCCATCCAGAACCACTATAAAGTAGATACGGTGCCGCATCTTATCTGCGGAGGCTTTAGCAAAGAGGAAACAGAGAACGCGCTCATCGACCTGCACTTCCTGGGTATTGACAATGTGCTGGTGCTACGCGGCGATTGCGTGAAAAGCGAACAGCGCTTTATTCCGGACCCATCCGGGCATACGTATGCGTCGGAGCTGATCGAGCAGGTGGTGGGCATGAACAATGGCATTTATCTGGACGATGAGCAGGTAAACCACAATGGCACAAACTTCTGCATTGGCGTGGCGGGCTATCCCGAAAAGCATTCGGAATCGCCGAACCTGAAAACGGATCTGCGCTGGCTTAAAAAGAAAGTAGAGTTGGGGGCCGAATACATTGTGACACAGATGTTTTTCGATAACCAGAAGTACTTCAACTTTGTGAAGCAATGCCGCCAGGAAGGCATCAATGTGCCCATCATTCCGGGACTGAAGCCAATAACGTCCAAATCACAGCTCACGCTGCTGCCCAGCCTCTTTCATATAGAGATTCCGTGCGACCTGGCAGATGCCCTGGACGCCTGCCCGGATAACAAAGCGGCGGCGCAAGTAGGGGTAGAATGGGCTATTCAGCAGTCCAAAGAGTTGGTTGAATTCGGGGTGCCTTGCCTGCATTATTACTCCATGGGCAAATCGGAGTCGGTGCGCAAAGTGGCCGAGGCATTGTTTTAA